From Yersinia hibernica, a single genomic window includes:
- a CDS encoding glycogen synthase, with protein MSALEKLVSAYCHTSLDFVASTVAFMENQRKKINVDEIEAKLSPDECDFFRERLAHYRDIYRPL; from the coding sequence ATGTCAGCACTTGAGAAACTCGTTTCAGCGTATTGCCATACCAGCCTGGACTTTGTGGCATCCACGGTTGCTTTTATGGAGAATCAAAGAAAGAAAATTAATGTTGATGAGATTGAAGCAAAGCTTTCGCCAGATGAATGTGATTTCTTCCGGGAAAGATTAGCTCACTACAGAGACATATATCGGCCTCTGTGA
- a CDS encoding putative quinol monooxygenase: MLKVIAQDFIKPEHIGDVMPLYKELVAMTKLEPQCISYDLYINHKDPGNFVFIEEWPDQAALDIHCASEHFRRLVPQINQYQRKECNLIFMHSFE; the protein is encoded by the coding sequence ATGTTAAAAGTCATTGCTCAAGATTTTATAAAACCAGAACACATCGGTGATGTCATGCCACTCTATAAAGAGCTCGTGGCAATGACAAAACTTGAACCCCAGTGTATTTCCTATGATCTGTATATCAATCATAAAGATCCCGGTAACTTCGTCTTTATTGAAGAGTGGCCAGACCAAGCTGCGTTAGATATTCATTGCGCCTCAGAACATTTTCGCCGCCTAGTACCACAGATAAATCAATATCAGCGGAAAGAGTGCAATCTCATTTTTATGCACTCTTTTGAATAA
- a CDS encoding ABCB family ABC transporter ATP-binding protein/permease gives MDRSRILKFLLPYLWPKNNPKLRYYLIAAVIFMVVSKVSTTLVPLAYKAMVDTLSSESAKMLAIPITLIIAYGVARISASLFEELRNVMFVHVSQNATRLLGLRVFKQLHELSLRFHLDRQTGGLSLSIERGTQAVATVLSRILFSIFPILFEITLVSLIMWHLLDGWFAVAILVTVVCYILFTVMAVSWRTRFRRELNQANSDANTKSIDSLINYETVKYFGNEQFEAERFNTSRQLYEYAAIKNQFSYTALSLGQTAIISIGLVVMMSMAAQGITQGRMTIGDFVLVNAYLLQLYQPLNFFGFIYSEIRQALIDMENMLDLLMVKKEITDRPDAAALHLIKGEVRFDAVSFGYDPRRPILNRVSFTIPAGKTVAVVGASGAGKSTLSRLLFRFYDVTKGAIYLDDQDVRNVTQASLREAIGIVPQDTVLFNDTLRYNIAYGRPSSSFEEIERAAKLAHIHNFIISLPDGYDTRVGERGLKLSGGEKQRVAIARTILKNPAILVFDEATSALDTHTEREIQTHLREVSRNHTTLVIAHRLSTIIDADEIIVMDAGSIVERGRHEELLLKNGRYAAMWQNQYHEEEELAV, from the coding sequence ATGGATCGTTCCCGAATACTCAAGTTCTTGCTGCCTTATCTGTGGCCTAAAAATAATCCGAAACTCCGTTACTACCTGATTGCTGCTGTCATATTTATGGTGGTTTCTAAGGTCAGCACGACACTGGTTCCGCTGGCTTATAAGGCGATGGTCGATACATTAAGCAGTGAAAGTGCCAAGATGCTGGCCATTCCCATCACTCTGATAATTGCGTATGGGGTTGCAAGAATTAGTGCTTCTCTATTTGAAGAATTGCGTAACGTCATGTTTGTGCATGTTAGCCAAAACGCGACGCGTTTACTGGGTTTACGGGTATTTAAACAATTACATGAGTTAAGTTTACGTTTTCACCTGGACCGACAAACGGGGGGATTATCCCTCTCTATTGAACGTGGCACACAAGCGGTTGCTACCGTGCTTTCGCGTATCTTATTCTCTATATTCCCCATTTTATTTGAGATAACACTGGTCTCTCTTATTATGTGGCATCTGTTAGACGGCTGGTTTGCGGTTGCGATTTTGGTGACCGTGGTGTGCTATATCCTGTTTACCGTGATGGCCGTTAGTTGGCGAACTCGTTTTCGGCGCGAGCTAAATCAAGCCAATTCGGACGCTAATACCAAGTCTATCGACAGCTTAATCAATTATGAGACGGTCAAATATTTTGGTAATGAACAGTTTGAAGCTGAGCGCTTCAATACCTCACGGCAACTGTATGAATACGCAGCGATAAAGAATCAATTCAGTTATACCGCATTGAGTTTGGGGCAAACTGCTATTATCTCAATCGGGCTGGTGGTGATGATGTCCATGGCGGCACAAGGTATTACTCAGGGGCGCATGACTATTGGTGATTTTGTGTTGGTGAATGCTTATCTTCTTCAATTATATCAACCGCTTAATTTCTTCGGCTTTATTTACTCCGAGATAAGACAGGCACTGATTGATATGGAGAATATGCTCGATTTATTAATGGTGAAAAAAGAGATTACCGACCGCCCTGATGCAGCGGCTTTACACTTGATAAAGGGGGAAGTGCGGTTTGACGCTGTCAGTTTTGGTTATGATCCACGTAGACCTATTTTGAATCGAGTGAGTTTCACGATCCCTGCGGGAAAAACGGTGGCGGTTGTCGGGGCTTCTGGAGCCGGTAAGTCGACACTCTCTCGGTTATTATTCCGTTTTTATGATGTCACTAAAGGGGCAATTTATCTTGATGATCAGGATGTTCGCAATGTGACTCAAGCAAGTTTACGTGAAGCCATTGGTATAGTGCCGCAAGATACGGTGCTATTTAATGACACGTTGCGTTATAACATTGCTTATGGTCGGCCTTCTTCCAGCTTTGAAGAGATAGAACGTGCGGCAAAACTGGCTCATATCCATAATTTTATCATTAGCTTGCCAGATGGTTATGACACGCGGGTAGGGGAGCGCGGTCTTAAGTTATCCGGTGGCGAGAAACAGCGGGTGGCGATTGCGCGTACCATTCTTAAAAATCCGGCTATTTTGGTTTTTGATGAAGCGACCAGTGCGCTTGATACCCATACCGAACGCGAAATTCAAACTCATCTGCGGGAGGTTAGCCGTAACCATACTACGCTGGTTATTGCTCATCGTTTATCGACCATCATTGATGCCGATGAAATTATTGTGATGGACGCAGGCTCGATAGTTGAACGCGGTCGTCATGAAGAATTATTGTTGAAAAACGGACGATATGCAGCCATGTGGCAGAATCAATATCACGAAGAGGAGGAACTTGCGGTGTAG